Proteins from a genomic interval of Qipengyuania sp. JC766:
- a CDS encoding tetratricopeptide repeat protein: protein MAVGDGLGAEIALNRALAAGEPREAIAAYYGQAELQQGELAEARKWLGDGEFDEGSVGHGYHMLARLEMAQDNLPAAGRAFDRALQVKGRDPEIWVDIGRMRYRGGEQAEAIEASERALGLGPDNAAALQFRGQLIRDSEGNLAALPFFERALETNPDDVGLLGDYAATLGELGEANEMLAAARRMIELDPANRRALYLQAVLAARGGQFSLSRQLLGRSGYVDGEVPGAMQLSAVLDLESGNFASAAQMLERLSVMQPDNRHVQDLLPRALALGRNDRELIYRFGEAAKRSSASPYLRSLVARSYERLGEYERAAAFTDAVSKPRASNPIAKEASVTLDVARVHGDETGPDVLQLVRAALSARQNAEARESASRFLAKFPGSADALSLAGDTRLGTSDADKALDLYRRAAHIRRPWPLTLRMAAASQAKGDQAASLRLLLAHFFGDPGNAEAARLLATNAAQSGDWPAAAIFADRAIKAGAINDPFLMMIQAEFALQENDPKMAVEAAREAYALLPANPLTTRMLAHVYRETGADPRLAEALVRKAARLV, encoded by the coding sequence TTGGCCGTTGGAGACGGACTGGGGGCCGAAATTGCCCTCAACCGCGCACTTGCGGCGGGCGAGCCAAGGGAGGCGATCGCCGCCTATTACGGACAGGCCGAGCTGCAGCAGGGCGAACTTGCCGAAGCCCGCAAATGGCTGGGTGATGGCGAGTTCGACGAGGGGAGCGTTGGGCACGGATACCACATGCTCGCCAGGCTCGAGATGGCACAGGACAATCTGCCGGCGGCCGGCCGCGCGTTCGATCGCGCATTGCAGGTCAAGGGCCGGGACCCGGAAATCTGGGTCGATATCGGGCGGATGCGGTACCGCGGTGGCGAGCAGGCCGAAGCGATCGAAGCCAGCGAGCGCGCGCTCGGGCTGGGACCTGACAACGCCGCTGCACTACAGTTCCGCGGGCAACTCATTCGGGATTCCGAAGGAAACCTTGCCGCTCTGCCCTTTTTCGAACGGGCGTTGGAAACCAATCCGGACGACGTGGGACTGCTCGGCGATTATGCCGCGACCCTCGGCGAATTGGGAGAGGCAAACGAGATGCTGGCCGCTGCCCGGCGCATGATCGAACTCGATCCCGCAAACAGGCGCGCCCTTTATTTGCAGGCTGTCCTTGCCGCGCGCGGCGGGCAGTTCTCGCTTAGTCGCCAGCTCCTCGGCAGGTCTGGTTACGTCGATGGTGAAGTCCCGGGCGCCATGCAGCTTTCGGCGGTACTGGACCTCGAAAGCGGCAATTTTGCCAGCGCCGCTCAGATGCTGGAACGGTTGTCCGTCATGCAGCCCGACAACCGCCATGTGCAGGACCTTCTGCCCCGTGCATTGGCGCTGGGACGCAACGATCGGGAGCTGATCTACCGGTTCGGGGAGGCTGCGAAGAGGTCCAGCGCATCGCCATACCTGCGTTCGCTGGTTGCCCGGTCCTACGAAAGGCTGGGGGAGTACGAGAGAGCGGCGGCCTTCACCGACGCGGTTTCCAAACCGCGCGCATCCAATCCGATCGCGAAGGAGGCGAGTGTTACGCTCGACGTTGCGCGTGTCCACGGCGACGAGACGGGACCTGATGTTCTCCAGCTTGTCCGGGCCGCTCTTTCGGCCAGGCAAAATGCCGAAGCTCGCGAGAGTGCTTCTCGCTTCCTGGCGAAGTTCCCGGGGTCCGCGGACGCGCTTTCCCTTGCGGGCGATACCAGACTTGGCACGTCGGATGCCGATAAAGCGCTCGATCTGTACCGCAGGGCGGCGCATATCCGACGTCCTTGGCCACTGACCCTGCGTATGGCTGCAGCCAGTCAGGCGAAGGGTGACCAAGCAGCGAGCCTGCGCCTGCTTTTGGCGCACTTCTTCGGCGATCCCGGAAATGCCGAGGCGGCCCGGCTGCTGGCAACGAATGCCGCGCAGTCCGGCGACTGGCCCGCGGCGGCAATTTTTGCCGACCGGGCAATAAAGGCCGGGGCGATCAATGATCCGTTCCTGATGATGATACAGGCGGAATTCGCACTGCAGGAGAACGACCCGAAAATGGCGGTGGAAGCGGCGCGGGAAGCTTACGCACTGTTGCCGGCAAATCCGCTGACGACCCGGATGCTGGCGCACGTCTATCGCGAAACGGGTGCCGATCCGCGATTGGCGGAGGCGCTGGTACGGAAGGCCGCGCGCCTAGTCTGA
- the prsR gene encoding PEP-CTERM-box response regulator transcription factor, with the protein MPEEKPKLLIVEDDEGLQAQLKWAYEDFEVSIVGSRDAALAALRSEEPAVVTLDLGLPPDPDGVTEGFAVLEAIMAMKPDTKVIVASGHGSHDSALRAIELGAYDFYRKPVDIDVLGLIVRRALNLHRLENENRRLADRAGEDRTVLGTMITNAPEMMKVARTIERVAPTGASVMLLGASGTGKELLARGLHESSDRKTGAFVAINCAAIPENLLESELFGHEKGAFTGAVKTTEGKIELADGGTLFLDEVGDIPLALQVKLLRFLQERTIERIGGRKAIPVDTRIVCATHQDLEAMIGSGDFREDLFYRLAEIVIKIPALAERTGDPALLAKAFLTRFAAEMNPQVRGFAPDALAAIDAWPWPGNVRELENRVKRAVIMADRKLVAAEDLDLGEGPEGDEDVLNLKSAREQADRKVIRRALSRSEGNISQTAKLLGISRPTLYDLLKQYDLQPG; encoded by the coding sequence ATGCCCGAAGAAAAACCCAAGCTCCTGATCGTCGAGGACGATGAAGGTCTCCAGGCTCAGTTGAAATGGGCGTACGAAGACTTCGAGGTCTCGATCGTCGGATCGCGCGATGCCGCGCTCGCCGCACTGCGGTCGGAAGAGCCTGCGGTCGTCACGCTCGACCTGGGGCTGCCCCCGGATCCCGACGGCGTCACCGAAGGATTTGCCGTCCTCGAAGCGATCATGGCGATGAAGCCCGACACAAAGGTCATTGTCGCGTCGGGACACGGCTCGCACGATAGCGCGTTGAGGGCAATCGAACTGGGGGCATACGATTTCTACCGTAAGCCGGTCGATATCGATGTGCTCGGCTTGATCGTCCGCAGGGCCTTGAACCTGCACCGACTGGAGAATGAAAACCGGCGACTGGCGGATCGTGCCGGGGAGGACAGAACCGTTCTCGGCACGATGATCACCAACGCGCCCGAGATGATGAAGGTCGCTCGGACCATCGAACGTGTGGCTCCGACCGGCGCGTCGGTCATGCTGCTGGGAGCAAGCGGGACCGGCAAGGAACTGCTCGCTCGGGGCCTGCACGAGTCCAGCGACCGGAAGACGGGAGCATTCGTCGCGATCAATTGCGCGGCGATCCCCGAAAACCTCCTCGAAAGCGAACTGTTCGGCCACGAAAAGGGCGCCTTCACCGGCGCGGTCAAGACGACCGAAGGGAAGATCGAACTGGCGGACGGAGGCACGTTGTTTCTGGACGAGGTCGGCGACATCCCGTTAGCCTTGCAAGTGAAGCTCCTGCGGTTCCTGCAGGAACGCACGATCGAACGCATCGGCGGGCGCAAGGCCATTCCGGTGGACACCCGCATTGTCTGCGCCACGCATCAGGACCTGGAAGCGATGATTGGATCGGGCGACTTCCGCGAGGATCTTTTCTATCGGTTGGCCGAAATCGTGATCAAGATTCCCGCGCTGGCCGAACGGACCGGCGACCCGGCGCTTCTGGCCAAGGCATTCCTCACGCGCTTCGCAGCGGAGATGAACCCGCAGGTTCGCGGCTTCGCGCCCGACGCACTCGCTGCGATCGATGCCTGGCCATGGCCGGGGAACGTCCGCGAACTGGAAAACCGCGTGAAGCGAGCCGTCATCATGGCAGATCGCAAACTGGTCGCGGCAGAGGATCTGGATCTCGGGGAGGGGCCGGAGGGTGACGAGGACGTTCTCAATCTGAAGTCTGCCCGCGAGCAGGCCGATCGAAAGGTCATCCGCCGCGCTCTGTCGCGAAGCGAGGGCAACATCTCGCAGACCGCCAAGCTACTGGGCATCAGCCGACCGACGCTCTACGATCTTCTTAAACAGTATGATCTCCAGCCGGGCTGA
- the prsK gene encoding XrtA/PEP-CTERM system histidine kinase PrsK, which translates to MATIEFAVMVGAGIGCTLAAAWIVRHGERRRTDRWLAVVALGLTAVWSLLHAALGPDTRASGLTEIARNLAWFALLYAMFANDGRHASLRPVRPVILALVFVELLQLALMAIETRMAVGPDQIAMALQVSALFRILVAVGVLVCLHNLLVGASLTLQQAMRWTVAGTGIFWTVELNAHLLAYVGGPSVADLALVRGVVAGLVAILLAFGATQASRSMTLQPSRRVTFQSLSVFVLGAYLFAMVAGARALSWVGGEWSVVLQTGFVFLACSAALLVLPSRSLRNRLRVTVTKHLFRHRYDYRTEWLRFNETIAIGDEPGRPLEVRAVKALADITESPGGILLLPDEEGRFRYAAEWGWPQAEVPSDPIPEGTALSMAQQSFVFDLDALRGLPGGEEFELPEWLIDLPKAWALVPLLNSEKLAGIVILARPPVARRLDWEDFDLLRVAGRQIAIHLAEQSSQEALMEAGRFDDFSRRIAFVMHDIKNLASQLSLLSRNAEKHADNPEFRADMLVTLRSSSEKLNGLLSRLGRYGSGKGEPCQSIDLARLAQDVAERMRGLHPLSVVPSGPVLIEGQKAALDQAITHLVQNAIEASQPNVPVQLCVSDDGIRGVLEIIDAGTGMSAQFVRTNLFRPFTTSKENGFGIGAYEARELVRAMGGRVDVESKEGLGSRFSISFPLSSVADVFGSGTAQMSKVA; encoded by the coding sequence TTGGCCACGATCGAATTCGCCGTAATGGTCGGTGCCGGTATCGGATGCACCTTGGCCGCCGCATGGATCGTCCGCCATGGCGAGCGCAGGCGGACCGACCGGTGGCTGGCCGTGGTCGCATTGGGCCTGACTGCTGTCTGGAGCCTTCTGCATGCGGCGCTGGGGCCGGACACACGCGCCTCGGGGCTCACCGAGATTGCGCGCAATCTCGCGTGGTTCGCGCTGCTGTACGCGATGTTCGCAAATGATGGACGGCATGCGAGCCTCAGACCCGTCCGCCCGGTCATACTCGCGCTGGTTTTCGTCGAGCTTCTTCAACTGGCGCTCATGGCGATCGAGACGAGAATGGCAGTCGGTCCCGACCAGATTGCGATGGCTCTCCAGGTTTCGGCACTGTTCCGCATTCTGGTCGCGGTGGGGGTCCTGGTTTGCCTGCACAACCTGCTGGTCGGTGCATCGTTGACGCTGCAACAAGCGATGCGTTGGACGGTTGCAGGAACCGGCATCTTCTGGACGGTCGAACTCAACGCACATCTTCTGGCTTATGTCGGCGGGCCGAGCGTGGCGGACCTCGCTCTCGTGCGGGGCGTTGTCGCCGGTCTCGTCGCCATACTTCTGGCATTCGGCGCGACCCAGGCTTCACGCTCCATGACATTGCAACCGTCCCGGCGGGTGACGTTCCAGTCTCTGTCGGTCTTCGTGCTGGGTGCCTATCTGTTCGCCATGGTCGCGGGCGCGCGGGCGCTCAGTTGGGTTGGCGGCGAATGGAGCGTGGTTTTGCAGACCGGGTTCGTCTTCCTGGCTTGCTCGGCGGCCCTCCTGGTCCTTCCATCGCGAAGCCTGCGCAACCGGCTCCGAGTGACGGTCACCAAGCACCTTTTCCGGCACCGCTACGACTACCGGACGGAATGGCTGCGATTCAACGAGACGATCGCGATCGGAGACGAACCTGGAAGGCCTCTGGAGGTGCGTGCCGTTAAGGCACTCGCGGACATCACGGAAAGCCCGGGGGGAATTCTGCTCCTGCCGGACGAGGAAGGCCGCTTCCGGTACGCTGCCGAATGGGGATGGCCCCAGGCTGAAGTGCCGAGCGACCCGATCCCTGAGGGCACGGCACTCAGCATGGCACAACAATCTTTCGTCTTCGACCTCGATGCGCTGCGCGGTCTCCCGGGTGGGGAGGAGTTCGAGCTTCCGGAGTGGCTGATCGACCTCCCGAAGGCGTGGGCGCTGGTGCCGCTCCTCAATTCCGAAAAGCTCGCCGGCATCGTTATCCTTGCCCGGCCCCCTGTCGCCCGTCGCCTGGACTGGGAAGATTTCGATCTGCTGCGTGTCGCCGGGCGCCAGATCGCAATCCATCTCGCGGAGCAATCGAGTCAGGAAGCGCTCATGGAAGCAGGACGGTTCGACGATTTCTCGCGCCGCATCGCCTTCGTCATGCACGACATCAAGAACCTCGCGAGCCAGTTGTCCCTCCTCTCGCGCAACGCCGAGAAGCATGCGGACAATCCCGAGTTTCGCGCCGACATGCTGGTGACTTTGCGATCCTCCTCAGAAAAGCTCAACGGACTGCTCTCACGGCTCGGCCGATACGGGAGCGGGAAGGGCGAACCGTGCCAGTCCATCGATCTGGCGCGCCTGGCGCAGGACGTCGCCGAGAGGATGCGCGGTCTTCATCCGCTGTCGGTCGTGCCGTCCGGACCCGTTCTCATCGAGGGCCAGAAGGCCGCGCTAGATCAGGCGATCACGCACCTGGTCCAGAACGCGATCGAGGCCAGCCAGCCGAATGTGCCGGTCCAGTTGTGCGTGTCCGACGACGGCATCAGGGGCGTGCTGGAAATCATCGATGCCGGCACCGGCATGAGCGCGCAATTCGTCCGGACCAACCTGTTCAGGCCGTTCACCACCTCGAAGGAAAACGGGTTCGGCATCGGCGCCTACGAGGCGCGCGAACTCGTTCGCGCAATGGGCGGCAGGGTCGATGTCGAGTCCAAGGAAGGGCTCGGCAGCAGGTTCTCCATCTCCTTCCCCCTCTCTTCGGTTGCCGATGTCTTCGGTTCCGGAACCGCACAGATGTCAAAGGTCGCTTGA
- a CDS encoding TIGR03013 family XrtA/PEP-CTERM system glycosyltransferase — MIRLFKHYVPHSVMLLGIFDLLLLLAAGEAAWQLRASQIGMDPGSFSERAVPLCGFALVVWVAMISVGVYGSEALRSMRYACARLLVAISLGIIALSVLDFIVPGATFWRSTLLFAMLLAVLLLVANRLLIGSFLGTSAFRRRVMVLGAGARAARLKALSKEKGSGFAVVSFIAMNEPDRAIPEAISREAIHDLGDFVDNLGVTEVVLALQERRNSLPLKDLLRIKTKGVHVNDFSSFIERETGRIDLDTVNPSWLIFSDGFSSGRVISSASKRIFDIVASALLLALTWPIIALFALLVKLDSKGPAFFRQRRVGLYGQDFDLIKLRSMRTDAEKDGAKWADKDDPRITRIGKFIRKVRIDELPQSWSVLRGDMSFVGPRPEVPKFVADLEEQLPYYAERHMVKPGITGWAQINYPYGASIEDSRHKLEYDLYYAKNYTPFLDILILLQTLRVILWPDGVR, encoded by the coding sequence ATGATCCGCCTTTTCAAACACTACGTTCCCCATTCGGTGATGCTGCTCGGCATCTTCGATCTGCTGCTGCTGCTGGCGGCGGGGGAAGCGGCGTGGCAGTTGCGCGCATCACAGATCGGAATGGACCCGGGATCGTTTTCGGAGCGCGCCGTACCCTTGTGCGGTTTCGCGCTCGTCGTGTGGGTCGCGATGATATCCGTGGGCGTTTACGGATCGGAAGCCCTTCGATCGATGCGCTATGCCTGCGCACGGTTGCTGGTCGCCATCAGTCTCGGGATTATCGCCCTCTCGGTTCTCGACTTCATCGTTCCGGGCGCAACCTTCTGGCGGTCCACCTTGCTGTTCGCCATGTTGCTGGCAGTCCTGCTACTGGTGGCGAACCGGCTCCTCATTGGCAGCTTCCTCGGGACATCGGCGTTCAGGCGCCGGGTCATGGTCCTTGGCGCCGGTGCGCGTGCCGCCAGGTTGAAGGCGCTGTCCAAGGAGAAAGGGTCCGGCTTTGCCGTCGTGTCGTTCATCGCCATGAACGAACCCGATCGCGCCATCCCGGAAGCGATATCGCGCGAAGCGATCCACGATCTCGGAGATTTCGTCGACAATCTCGGTGTGACCGAAGTGGTGCTGGCCTTGCAGGAGCGCCGCAATTCCCTTCCGCTGAAGGACTTGCTCAGGATCAAGACCAAGGGCGTGCACGTCAACGATTTCAGCAGCTTCATCGAACGCGAGACGGGCCGCATCGATCTCGATACGGTCAATCCAAGCTGGCTCATCTTCAGCGACGGTTTTTCGAGCGGCCGCGTCATTTCCAGCGCATCGAAGAGAATTTTCGACATCGTGGCGAGCGCACTGCTCCTTGCCCTGACCTGGCCGATCATCGCGCTGTTCGCGCTTCTGGTAAAGCTCGACAGCAAGGGCCCGGCCTTTTTCCGGCAACGACGCGTGGGCCTTTACGGGCAGGATTTCGACCTCATCAAGCTTCGTTCCATGCGCACCGATGCCGAGAAGGATGGCGCGAAATGGGCCGACAAGGACGACCCGCGCATTACCCGGATCGGGAAGTTCATCCGCAAGGTCAGGATCGACGAACTGCCGCAGAGCTGGAGCGTCCTTCGCGGCGACATGAGCTTCGTCGGCCCGCGTCCGGAGGTTCCCAAGTTCGTGGCGGATCTGGAAGAGCAACTGCCCTATTATGCCGAACGACACATGGTGAAACCGGGCATCACCGGGTGGGCGCAGATCAATTATCCTTACGGAGCCAGCATCGAGGATTCCCGGCACAAGCTGGAATATGACCTCTATTACGCCAAGAATTACACACCGTTTCTCGACATCCTGATCCTCCTGCAGACCTTGCGGGTGATCCTGTGGCCGGACGGAGTGCGATGA
- a CDS encoding short-chain fatty acyl-CoA regulator family protein: MSDSSILAGPAMRRLRKRERLTQTAMAQKLDISPSYLNLIERNQRPLSARVMMKVVDTFDFDPRNLREDKSIGGIEGLVRRLAHDRFERFDIDREEMVEFLSSAPNIAAAFADLFDHSATPDAAVDGPLQQSRREIERWQNHFADLDQAAEETADEMRLSRAEIGAALTERLREKHQLTVRILPREVMPEALRRLDLHARQLQLSEMLDVPSRNFQVALQLARLEQERRIDEFASATDFADDAARQLFERHLAAYFAAALVMPYGRFLRACEATGYDLPVLMRRFTVSFEQLAHRLTTLQRIGQRGLPFFMARIDRAGQISKRFVGASGATILETEDTCPLWNVHETFSRPSELMLQMLDLEGAGAAPDHWFTISRTVDGSGTSGEARFAIVLGLEVRLARDLAQARHFSFEKKHAQPVGHGCSRCHRSACLQRSLAPEGARLHFDRMSRGNTPFSFGTGRAD; this comes from the coding sequence ATGAGTGATTCATCCATTCTGGCAGGACCGGCCATGCGCAGATTGCGCAAGCGGGAGCGTCTGACGCAAACCGCAATGGCGCAAAAGCTCGATATATCGCCGAGCTATCTCAACCTGATTGAACGCAACCAGAGGCCGCTGTCGGCCCGCGTGATGATGAAGGTCGTGGACACGTTCGATTTCGATCCACGTAATTTGCGGGAAGACAAGTCGATCGGTGGTATCGAAGGCCTCGTCAGGCGGTTGGCGCATGATCGCTTCGAGCGGTTCGATATCGATCGCGAGGAAATGGTCGAGTTTCTGTCATCGGCGCCGAACATCGCCGCTGCTTTCGCCGATCTGTTCGATCATTCGGCAACGCCGGACGCGGCAGTAGACGGTCCGCTGCAACAATCGCGGCGTGAGATCGAGCGCTGGCAGAACCACTTTGCCGATCTGGACCAGGCGGCGGAAGAGACTGCGGATGAAATGCGTCTTTCGCGGGCCGAAATCGGTGCGGCCCTGACGGAGCGGTTGCGCGAGAAGCACCAGCTCACCGTTCGTATCCTTCCGCGCGAAGTCATGCCGGAAGCTCTCCGTCGACTAGATCTCCATGCCCGCCAGCTCCAGCTTTCGGAGATGCTCGACGTGCCGTCGCGTAACTTCCAGGTGGCGCTGCAACTCGCACGTCTCGAGCAGGAACGGCGCATCGACGAATTTGCGAGTGCGACCGATTTCGCCGACGATGCCGCGCGCCAATTGTTCGAGCGTCATCTGGCAGCGTATTTCGCCGCCGCGCTCGTCATGCCGTATGGACGCTTCCTGAGAGCGTGCGAAGCGACCGGCTATGACCTCCCGGTCCTGATGCGGCGCTTCACGGTCAGCTTCGAACAGCTGGCGCACCGCCTCACGACGCTACAGCGGATTGGTCAGCGAGGCCTTCCCTTCTTCATGGCGAGAATCGACCGCGCGGGACAGATCTCCAAACGTTTCGTCGGAGCCAGCGGGGCGACCATTCTCGAAACCGAAGACACGTGTCCTCTTTGGAATGTGCACGAGACATTCTCCCGACCTTCAGAACTCATGTTGCAAATGCTGGACCTGGAGGGTGCTGGCGCCGCGCCCGATCACTGGTTCACGATTTCACGCACGGTGGACGGAAGCGGAACCTCGGGCGAAGCACGCTTTGCGATCGTCCTTGGCCTCGAAGTCCGGCTCGCGCGCGACCTTGCACAGGCTCGGCATTTCTCCTTCGAGAAGAAGCACGCACAGCCGGTCGGCCACGGCTGTTCACGCTGTCACCGGTCCGCCTGTTTGCAGCGATCGCTGGCACCTGAAGGCGCTAGGTTGCATTTCGACCGGATGTCGCGAGGCAATACGCCCTTCTCCTTCGGAACAGGTCGTGCCGATTAA
- a CDS encoding isocitrate lyase yields the protein MTYHQTIDGAGRTIESAGSSWEAIDAEQVARMRLQNRFKTGLDIARYTAGIMRRDMAAYDADPSAYTQSLGAWHGFIGQQQLISIKKHFGSTKGRYMYLSGWMVAALRSEFGPLPDQSMHEKTSVPALIGELYTFLKQADARELGGLFRTLDAAREAGDELEAKRLESAIDGYETHVVPIIADIDAGFGNAEATYLLAKKMIEAGACALQIENQVSDEKQCGHQDGKVTVPHEDFLQKIRAIRYAFLELGVDDGIIVARTDSLGAGLTKQIAYTTEEGDLGDQYNSFLDCEEVDPANIRNGDVFLSREGKLLRPRRLPSNLYQFRPGTGVDRVVLDCITSLQNGADLLWIETEKPHVEQIAEMVDRIRETVPNAKLVYNNSPSFNWTLNFRQQVFDAWEAEGRDVGQYDRDRLMSVDYDETELAQEAEEKIRTFQADASRRAGIFHHLITLPTYHTAALSTDNLSKRYFGEEAMLGYVKQVQREEIRQGIACVKHQNMAGSDIGDDHKEAFAGEAALKAGGKDNTMNQFEAA from the coding sequence ATGACCTATCACCAGACCATCGACGGGGCCGGACGAACCATAGAGTCGGCCGGGAGCAGCTGGGAAGCGATCGACGCGGAACAGGTCGCGCGGATGCGGCTGCAGAACCGCTTCAAGACCGGCCTCGATATCGCACGGTACACCGCCGGCATCATGCGCCGGGATATGGCGGCCTATGACGCCGATCCTTCGGCCTACACCCAGTCGCTCGGCGCTTGGCACGGCTTCATCGGCCAGCAGCAGCTCATCAGCATCAAGAAGCATTTCGGCAGCACCAAGGGCCGATACATGTACCTGTCTGGCTGGATGGTCGCAGCGCTCCGCAGCGAGTTCGGCCCCCTGCCCGATCAGTCCATGCACGAGAAAACCAGCGTTCCGGCGCTCATCGGGGAGCTCTACACCTTCCTCAAGCAGGCCGATGCACGCGAACTGGGTGGCCTGTTCCGAACGCTTGATGCTGCCCGCGAGGCGGGAGACGAGCTGGAAGCGAAGCGTCTGGAAAGCGCGATCGACGGTTACGAAACCCATGTCGTGCCGATCATCGCGGACATCGATGCCGGCTTCGGGAATGCGGAGGCGACCTATCTGCTCGCCAAGAAGATGATCGAAGCCGGGGCATGCGCGCTCCAGATCGAGAATCAGGTTTCGGACGAAAAGCAGTGCGGCCATCAGGACGGCAAGGTCACGGTCCCGCACGAGGACTTCCTGCAGAAGATCCGGGCCATCCGGTATGCCTTCCTCGAACTGGGCGTCGATGATGGCATCATCGTTGCCAGGACGGACTCCCTCGGCGCGGGACTGACCAAGCAGATCGCCTACACCACGGAAGAGGGCGACCTTGGCGACCAGTACAACAGCTTCCTCGATTGCGAGGAGGTCGACCCGGCCAATATCCGGAACGGCGATGTCTTTCTAAGCCGCGAAGGCAAGCTGCTGCGTCCGCGCCGGCTGCCGTCGAACCTGTACCAGTTCCGGCCGGGAACCGGCGTCGACCGCGTGGTCCTGGACTGCATCACTTCGCTCCAGAACGGCGCCGATCTCCTGTGGATCGAAACCGAGAAGCCGCATGTCGAGCAGATCGCGGAGATGGTCGACCGGATCCGCGAAACGGTGCCGAACGCCAAGCTGGTCTACAATAACTCGCCCAGCTTCAACTGGACGCTCAATTTCCGGCAGCAGGTGTTCGACGCCTGGGAAGCGGAAGGGCGCGATGTCGGCCAGTATGACCGCGACCGGTTGATGAGCGTCGATTACGACGAGACCGAACTGGCGCAGGAAGCGGAAGAGAAGATCCGTACCTTCCAGGCGGACGCGTCCCGGCGCGCCGGTATCTTCCATCACCTGATCACGCTGCCGACCTATCACACGGCAGCCCTCAGCACCGACAATCTCTCGAAGAGGTACTTCGGGGAAGAAGCGATGCTGGGCTACGTCAAGCAGGTGCAGCGTGAGGAAATCCGGCAGGGTATCGCCTGCGTGAAGCACCAGAACATGGCCGGCTCCGACATAGGGGATGATCACAAGGAAGCCTTTGCCGGGGAAGCTGCGCTGAAAGCGGGCGGCAAGGACAACACCATGAACCAGTTCGAGGCGGCGTGA